The Arachis ipaensis cultivar K30076 chromosome B07, Araip1.1, whole genome shotgun sequence genome includes a window with the following:
- the LOC107608030 gene encoding protein transport protein Sec61 subunit gamma, protein MDAIDSVFEPLRGFSKDSVRLVKRCHKPDRKEYFKVAVSTAIGITVMGFVGFFVKLIFTPVNNIIVGSG, encoded by the exons ATGGACGCCATTGATTCAGTGTTCGAACCTCTCAGAGGGTTCTCCAAGGACAGCGTAAGGCTTGTCAAGCGTTGCCATAAACCGGATCGCAAag AATATTTCAAGGTTGCTGTTAGTACTGCAATCGGAATTACGGTTATGGGATTCGTTGGCTTCTTCGTCAAGCTCATCTTCACTCCCGTTAACAACATCATCGTCGGATCTGGTTAG